One Kribbella sp. NBC_00662 genomic region harbors:
- a CDS encoding ABC transporter ATP-binding protein: MSDEALLSVRDLRTTFGSLTAVDGVSLDVRRGQALAIVGESGSGKSVTMRSVMGILPRTARITGGQAYFGGRDLLAIGDKELRRVRGREIAMVFQSAMEAMNPTLTLERQLTEHLIWHGLCNKAEARKRAVRALGDVGIPDPEKRIRTYPFQLSGGMRQRAMIAMAMVTEPDLLIADEPTTAVDVTVQRQILDLLKGLKDRGTGVIMITHDLGVARYFCDDAVVMYAGRVVERAPMASLLDDPRHPYTVGLLGSSVEVGGRELPLRPIPGSPPDLSRRPSGCAFHPRCPRAELPRCQTEQEILTIGPDRDAACWKVTVDA, from the coding sequence ATGAGCGACGAGGCTTTGCTGTCGGTGCGTGACCTGCGTACGACGTTCGGTTCGTTGACCGCGGTCGATGGGGTGTCGCTCGACGTACGGCGCGGGCAGGCGCTCGCGATCGTCGGCGAGAGTGGCAGCGGCAAGAGCGTGACGATGCGCAGTGTGATGGGGATCCTGCCGCGGACGGCGCGGATCACCGGCGGCCAGGCGTACTTCGGAGGCCGCGATCTGCTTGCGATCGGGGACAAGGAGCTGCGTCGGGTCCGCGGTCGCGAGATCGCGATGGTGTTTCAGAGCGCGATGGAGGCCATGAACCCGACGCTGACGCTGGAGCGGCAGCTGACCGAGCATCTGATCTGGCACGGTCTTTGCAACAAGGCCGAGGCGCGGAAGCGCGCCGTACGGGCGCTTGGGGATGTGGGGATCCCTGATCCGGAGAAGCGGATCCGGACGTATCCGTTCCAGCTGTCCGGTGGGATGCGGCAGCGGGCGATGATCGCGATGGCGATGGTGACCGAGCCGGACCTGCTGATCGCCGACGAGCCGACGACCGCGGTCGACGTGACTGTGCAGCGGCAGATCCTGGATCTGTTGAAGGGGCTGAAGGATCGCGGTACCGGGGTCATCATGATCACGCATGACCTCGGTGTTGCGCGGTACTTCTGCGACGACGCGGTGGTGATGTATGCCGGTCGCGTGGTCGAGCGGGCGCCGATGGCTTCGCTGCTTGACGATCCGCGACATCCGTACACCGTCGGGCTGCTCGGGTCGAGTGTCGAGGTCGGCGGGCGGGAGTTGCCGCTGCGGCCGATCCCCGGTAGCCCACCTGATCTGTCGCGGCGGCCGTCGGGGTGTGCGTTCCATCCGCGCTGCCCGAGGGCCGAGTTGCCTCGATGCCAGACCGAGCAGGAGATCCTGACGATCGGCCCTGACCGGGACGCGGCGTGCTGGAAGGTGACTGTCGATGCCTGA
- a CDS encoding peptide ABC transporter substrate-binding protein, with the protein MPKPAWSSTAPPVGQTRRDFLRLSGLTLAALGGSWSLTGCGLFGDDNDKAAGGQSTLKIDYVPVEVLDPQVITNGMWILSRGISEGLVTQTEKGDDVRPAVASEWKVSDDNLTYTFTLRDNAQWSDGKPVVAQDFERTFKRLFSPAGGSAGGTTLGANSYQTSTGIKGAQDFLSGVLTDWTKVGVKANGDHELVLTLSNPNPDFLLALTHPAMLPLPMDLVESKPKDWQNPPNYVSNGPYTVSEWVANSRLILVPNEKYWDRDNVKLGRIQVNLVEPSAAATATVPYENGETDLVQLSGPDVLRFQKDGDLSKQLQQTENYSILYLAKLRSQHKAMEDVRVRKALSLALDRKTLAGVQPGQEPGVSLVTSRTAGWDESIGIKEDVAEAKRLLAEAGYPNGQGLPPVRLLVGVPDTTLADAIVDSWTKQLGIKASVDHVEAGVYTERRWQVQKGNYIGFYYGTFAGLPTWPTMVGSLWSPKNVQEISLPSDQWQKYQGLQDNKNLKPADKTAQLNAVLAEHASAPAREIGALVDKANVEPDDAKRMDLYKQAAKLREEQYLYVPVLWLSLFHAVKPKVHGLQLRAYPDYFYLKPLSVGN; encoded by the coding sequence TTGCCCAAGCCTGCGTGGTCCAGCACGGCGCCGCCGGTCGGTCAGACCCGGCGCGACTTCCTCCGACTGTCCGGTCTGACCCTGGCCGCGCTGGGCGGCAGCTGGTCGCTGACCGGCTGCGGACTGTTCGGCGACGACAACGACAAGGCCGCCGGCGGTCAGTCCACGCTGAAGATCGACTACGTTCCGGTCGAGGTGCTCGACCCTCAGGTGATCACCAACGGCATGTGGATCCTCAGCCGTGGGATCTCCGAAGGCCTGGTCACGCAGACCGAGAAGGGCGACGACGTGCGGCCGGCCGTCGCGTCCGAGTGGAAGGTCTCCGACGACAACCTGACCTACACGTTCACCTTGCGGGACAACGCCCAGTGGTCCGACGGCAAGCCGGTCGTCGCCCAGGACTTCGAGCGGACCTTCAAGCGGCTGTTCAGCCCGGCCGGCGGTTCGGCCGGCGGCACCACCCTCGGCGCCAACAGCTATCAGACCTCGACCGGGATCAAAGGCGCCCAGGACTTCCTGTCCGGTGTGCTGACCGACTGGACCAAGGTCGGCGTGAAGGCGAACGGCGACCACGAGCTGGTCCTGACGCTGTCCAATCCCAACCCGGACTTCCTGCTGGCCCTCACCCACCCGGCGATGCTGCCGCTGCCGATGGACCTGGTCGAGAGCAAGCCGAAGGACTGGCAGAACCCGCCGAACTACGTGTCCAACGGGCCGTACACGGTCAGCGAATGGGTCGCGAACTCGCGGCTGATCCTGGTGCCGAACGAGAAGTACTGGGACCGCGACAACGTCAAGCTCGGCCGGATCCAGGTCAACCTGGTCGAGCCGAGCGCGGCGGCGACCGCGACCGTGCCGTACGAGAACGGCGAGACCGACCTGGTCCAGCTGAGCGGACCCGACGTACTGCGGTTCCAGAAGGACGGGGACCTGTCGAAGCAGCTGCAGCAGACCGAGAACTACAGCATCCTCTACCTGGCGAAGCTGCGCAGTCAGCACAAGGCGATGGAGGACGTCCGGGTCCGCAAAGCGCTGTCGCTCGCGCTCGACCGCAAGACCCTGGCCGGCGTGCAGCCCGGGCAGGAGCCGGGCGTCTCGCTGGTGACCAGCCGTACGGCGGGCTGGGACGAGAGCATCGGGATCAAGGAGGACGTCGCCGAGGCGAAGCGGCTGCTCGCCGAGGCCGGCTACCCGAACGGCCAGGGCCTGCCACCCGTACGACTCCTGGTCGGCGTCCCGGACACCACGCTCGCCGACGCGATCGTCGACAGCTGGACCAAGCAGCTCGGTATCAAGGCGAGCGTCGATCATGTCGAGGCCGGCGTGTACACCGAGCGGCGCTGGCAGGTCCAGAAGGGCAACTACATCGGCTTCTACTACGGCACGTTCGCCGGGCTGCCGACCTGGCCGACGATGGTCGGGTCGCTGTGGTCGCCGAAGAACGTGCAGGAGATCAGCCTGCCGAGCGACCAGTGGCAGAAGTACCAGGGGTTGCAGGACAACAAGAACCTCAAGCCCGCGGACAAGACCGCACAGCTCAACGCCGTCCTCGCCGAGCACGCGTCGGCTCCTGCGCGGGAGATCGGTGCGCTGGTCGACAAGGCCAACGTCGAGCCGGACGACGCGAAGCGGATGGACCTGTACAAGCAGGCCGCGAAGCTGCGCGAGGAGCAGTACCTGTACGTGCCGGTGCTCTGGCTGAGTCTGTTCCACGCGGTCAAGCCGAAGGTGCACGGTCTGCAGCTGCGGGCGTATCCGGACTACTTCTACCTCAAGCCGCTGAGTGTAGGGAACTGA
- a CDS encoding ABC transporter permease, whose protein sequence is MGLAVYIGKRLVRLVLSLIAVSILTFTLLQLAPGNFADLQRVNSGATNFGGVGTESMVGELESRYGADVPVWKQYLIFMKGAVVWDFGPSYKYASRNVQDIIAEAFPVSATLALLAVVLALLIAVPVGVFAALRQNSKTDHGTMFVVTLGHALPSYLSAAFMILLFSATLKLLPSGGWNGPKDLILPVLALSLGPAAVLARYVRSSMLETLREEYVTAAIAKGGPRRTVIVRHALRNSLIPLVTVAGPLLAALMTGTVFVEALLRIPGLGLYFANAAASRDMPLLMGTALFFALILMVTNLAVDLIYRFLDPRIRTVGGVSDDSH, encoded by the coding sequence GTGGGGCTCGCCGTCTACATCGGTAAGCGGCTGGTGCGGCTGGTCCTGTCCTTGATCGCGGTGTCGATCCTGACGTTCACGCTGCTACAACTTGCCCCGGGCAACTTCGCCGACCTGCAGCGGGTGAACAGCGGCGCGACGAACTTCGGCGGCGTCGGTACCGAGTCGATGGTCGGCGAGCTCGAGTCCCGGTACGGCGCCGACGTACCGGTCTGGAAGCAGTACCTGATCTTCATGAAGGGCGCGGTGGTCTGGGATTTCGGGCCGTCGTACAAGTACGCGAGCCGGAACGTGCAGGACATCATCGCGGAGGCGTTTCCGGTGTCGGCGACGCTGGCGTTGCTGGCGGTCGTGCTCGCGCTGCTGATCGCCGTACCGGTCGGGGTGTTCGCCGCGTTGCGGCAGAACAGCAAGACCGATCACGGGACAATGTTCGTGGTCACGCTCGGGCATGCGTTGCCGAGCTATCTGAGTGCGGCGTTCATGATCTTGTTGTTCTCGGCAACGTTGAAGTTGTTGCCTTCCGGTGGCTGGAACGGGCCGAAGGACTTGATCCTGCCGGTGCTTGCTTTGAGCCTCGGGCCGGCGGCTGTCCTCGCGCGGTACGTGCGGTCGAGCATGCTGGAGACGTTGCGCGAGGAGTACGTCACCGCGGCGATCGCCAAGGGCGGACCCCGGCGTACGGTTATCGTCCGGCACGCGTTGCGCAACTCGCTGATCCCGTTGGTCACTGTGGCTGGGCCGTTGCTCGCGGCGCTGATGACCGGCACGGTGTTTGTCGAGGCGCTGCTGCGAATCCCGGGCCTCGGGCTGTACTTCGCGAACGCGGCGGCGAGCCGGGACATGCCGCTGCTGATGGGTACGGCGTTGTTCTTCGCGCTGATCCTGATGGTGACCAACCTGGCCGTGGATCTGATCTATCGCTTCCTCGATCCCCGAATCCGCACGGTGGGAGGTGTGTCCGATGACAGCCACTGA
- a CDS encoding ABC transporter permease, which produces MTATEGISVATGESERAARGPLARAWSRFRRHRLAFGSLIFCSLLVITAIAAPLIAPYGYEETDIQHKLAGPGSEGHLLGTDLLGRDILSRLIYGLQTALTVAFGAELTALVLALAIGLLAGYLGGRVESLLMAFTDVMYAFPSYLFAVVMVTVLGRSIFALVVAIGIASWVTQARLVRAQVMTIKEREYVEAARSMGAKGSTIAIRYILPNAIGPILVTTSFAIPAAIAAEAGLALLGLGVQPPTPSWGAMISEGSRYLLAAPHMLVAPAVLFALTLLAFTWIGDGVRDAFDPSGEQR; this is translated from the coding sequence ATGACAGCCACTGAGGGCATCTCGGTCGCGACCGGCGAGTCCGAGCGGGCTGCGCGTGGGCCGTTGGCGCGGGCCTGGTCGCGGTTTCGTCGGCATCGGTTGGCGTTCGGGAGTCTGATCTTCTGTTCGTTGTTGGTCATCACCGCGATCGCGGCGCCACTGATCGCGCCGTACGGGTATGAAGAGACCGACATCCAGCACAAGTTGGCCGGGCCGGGGTCCGAGGGGCATCTGCTCGGGACCGACCTGCTCGGGCGGGACATTCTCAGCCGGTTGATCTACGGTCTGCAGACTGCCTTGACCGTGGCATTCGGTGCGGAGTTGACCGCGCTCGTGCTGGCGTTGGCGATCGGGCTGCTCGCCGGCTATCTCGGCGGACGGGTCGAGTCGTTGCTGATGGCATTCACCGATGTGATGTATGCGTTCCCGAGTTACCTGTTTGCGGTCGTGATGGTGACGGTCCTCGGTCGCAGCATCTTCGCGCTGGTGGTCGCGATCGGGATCGCGTCCTGGGTCACGCAGGCGCGGCTGGTCCGGGCGCAGGTGATGACGATCAAGGAGCGCGAGTACGTCGAGGCGGCCAGGTCGATGGGCGCGAAGGGCAGCACGATCGCGATCCGGTACATCCTGCCGAACGCGATCGGGCCGATCCTGGTCACCACCAGCTTCGCGATCCCGGCCGCGATCGCTGCTGAGGCCGGTCTGGCGTTGCTCGGTCTGGGTGTCCAGCCGCCGACGCCGTCGTGGGGCGCGATGATCAGCGAGGGCAGTCGCTATCTGCTGGCGGCGCCGCACATGCTGGTCGCCCCGGCGGTGCTGTTCGCCCTTACTTTGCTGGCGTTCACGTGGATCGGTGACGGCGTACGGGATGCTTTCGATCCGAGCGGAGAGCAGCGATGA